In the genome of Rhodothermus sp., one region contains:
- a CDS encoding efflux RND transporter periplasmic adaptor subunit → MNRIASETVRTAGRRRVRSWHLAALVLVLAVGGLLLYAFWPVLTGQEEAQRPEDVQASAPPVVVEAVVIQPVDFPLQAEATGTLTPWRETEVSAEVSGRVVERRVKEGDWVAAGQVLVVLDDTEARLALAEAEAALLKARSEYAVQLSQEGGEGVDSTRLAEARSAWQAAQEAYARGEIDEAKLDEARHRYEALLLLSGVQREAVRRVVTGLAEAEQRVARARLQLSRTRIRAPFAGRVADLQVEVGQHVGPGQVLLMLLDDRRMKVEVDVLEADLVHMRPGAWAWVRLPALGDTVVTGTVHTVNPRIDPKTGAGRVTVTVPNPEGRLLAGMFAYVALETRRLPDRLVVPAEAVLVRQGRDLVFVIRRGRAQWTYVTTGPRSGDYVVLLDGVAPGDTVAVSGHHALAHDAPVQVAAIRPAFLTMD, encoded by the coding sequence ATGAATCGAATAGCCTCGGAGACAGTACGGACGGCTGGGCGGCGCCGGGTGCGAAGCTGGCACCTGGCCGCTCTGGTGCTTGTGCTGGCCGTTGGTGGGTTGTTGCTGTATGCATTCTGGCCCGTGTTGACCGGGCAGGAAGAAGCGCAACGTCCTGAAGATGTGCAGGCATCGGCTCCGCCGGTGGTTGTCGAAGCCGTGGTGATCCAGCCTGTGGACTTTCCACTACAGGCGGAAGCAACAGGTACGCTGACGCCCTGGCGGGAGACGGAAGTCAGTGCCGAAGTAAGCGGGCGGGTGGTTGAACGTCGGGTAAAAGAGGGGGACTGGGTAGCGGCCGGTCAGGTGCTTGTGGTGCTCGACGACACCGAAGCACGGCTGGCACTGGCCGAGGCCGAAGCAGCTTTGCTGAAGGCTCGCAGCGAATATGCTGTGCAGCTCAGTCAGGAAGGAGGGGAAGGTGTGGATTCGACGCGGTTAGCCGAAGCGCGAAGCGCCTGGCAGGCTGCGCAGGAGGCCTATGCACGTGGCGAGATTGACGAGGCGAAGTTGGACGAAGCGCGGCACCGCTATGAGGCCTTGCTGCTGTTGTCCGGAGTCCAGCGAGAAGCCGTGCGTCGGGTAGTTACCGGATTGGCCGAGGCCGAGCAGCGTGTGGCAAGGGCTCGGCTGCAACTCAGCCGCACGCGTATTCGGGCGCCGTTTGCCGGGCGCGTTGCCGATCTACAGGTGGAAGTGGGGCAGCATGTAGGGCCCGGTCAGGTGTTGTTGATGTTACTTGATGACCGGCGCATGAAGGTCGAAGTGGATGTGCTGGAGGCGGATCTGGTACATATGCGTCCGGGTGCCTGGGCGTGGGTGCGCCTGCCGGCTCTGGGGGATACGGTCGTCACGGGTACCGTACACACGGTCAATCCGCGTATTGATCCAAAGACAGGAGCCGGCCGCGTTACCGTGACGGTGCCCAATCCAGAGGGACGTCTACTGGCAGGCATGTTTGCCTATGTGGCCCTTGAGACACGTCGTTTGCCTGATCGGCTGGTTGTGCCAGCGGAAGCCGTACTGGTGCGGCAGGGCCGAGATCTGGTCTTTGTCATTCGTAGGGGGCGGGCGCAGTGGACGTACGTGACGACCGGGCCACGTTCGGGCGATTACGTGGTGCTGCTCGATGGTGTAGCGCCGGGCGACACGGTGGCCGTCAGTGGGCATCATGCGTTGGCCCATGATGCTCCGGTGCAGGTGGCCGCTATCCGTCCAGCCTTTCTAACCATGGATTGA